A stretch of DNA from uncultured Pseudodesulfovibrio sp.:
AAATTGAAGAAATAGAACAGCACGGACGACTGCACGACCTGCGAGCAGAACATGGCAATCCAGATGCCTTCGGCCCCGTCCATGATCTCGTGGCCCAGCAGGTAGGCCAGGGGAAGACGGAGAACCCAGGTGGCGCTGCCCATGATGAGCATGTTGTACATGGTGGCCCCGGCCCCGTTAAAGGCCCCTGCCAGGATCATGCTGGTCAGGGTGAAGGGAATGGCCAGCATGTTCCACTTGAGGTAGCTGACCGCCTGGGCGGCCACTGCCGAGTCGCGGGTGAGCAGGGCCACCCACGGATTGATGAACTGCCAGACCACCAGGGCGAAAAGGGAGATGGACACCAGCCCGAGGGCCAGGATGCGGAAGCCGAACCGTTTGGCCTCCAGCGGTTGCCGCGCTCCGAGATAGTGGCCGATGAGGATGCTCGCGGTCATGTTGAAGGCCATGGCGGGCATGAACAGCAGTGACTCGATGCGCAGTCCGATGGACATGCCGGCCAGGGCGTTGACGGCACCGCCGGGCAGGCTGGCGGTGATGGCGTACAGGACCAGATATCCGGACTGCCACACGACCTGCATGAGCCCCGAGGGCCAGGCCACTTTGACAAGGTAGGGCGTGGCTCGCTTCATCCAGCGCCAGGGCGCGAAACATGCCGGGTTGAGCTGGCCCTGTTTGGCCAGCAGGGCCAGGTTGAAAATCGCGCCGCAGGTGACCGAGCCGAAGGTGGCCCAGGCCAGTCCCTTGTACCCGATGTTCGGCAGGCCGAACCAGCCCAATCCCAAACCGAGATCGAGCACCGTGTTCAGGCTGGTGACGATGATCATGCAGTAGAGCGGGTAAAAGACCTGCTTGCGGGCTCGGAAAATGGCGTTGGTGATGAGCAGCATGTAGTAGGGCGGCAGCAGGAGCAGGAACACGGTCAGGAAATAATGGGTGACCGGGCGCATGGCCTCAGGAACCTGGAGGGCGGCCAGGAGCAGATCCTTGAGCGGCAGGCCAACGACCAGGAACACGGCTCCGAGCAGGCAGGCCAGGATGAGGCACAGCCCCACGTAACGCATGGCCCGTTTTTCCAATCCGGCTCCGATGGACTGGCTGATGGCCGCCACCGCGCCGTTGGCGACGGCCATGGCCACCACCAGCAGAAAGAACAGGGACTGGGTGATGATGCCCAGCGATGCCTGGACCTCACGGGAAATATATCCGGCCACCCACACGTCCGTCATACCGATCAGCACGTGGAACATGGTCATGATCAGCTGGGGCCAGGCCAGCTTCCAGATGGTTCTGGTGGGGGAGTGCGACATCTGCGCGGTGAGATCGTTGTTCGGCATGGAGCGGGATTTTGTTGCAGGTTGACCGAATTCGGCGGGGTGTGGCTTCATAATAGGTTCTTATTTCGGAAAGCCAAGGGTTCAGGGTTTATTTTTTTCAGTCCCGTACCCTTTCTAATCGGGTTGTTGCCCGACCCGATTCCCTGTATAGTGAAAGCTCAATTCAAAAGGGGGCGACACGCCTTTGGAGGCCAGGTCGAACGACAATGGGGAAGATGCAACTTAACACGGATATGCGGATTTTGGTGGTGGACGATTCCAGTACCATGCGGCGGATCATCAAGGCCGACTTGAAGGAGTTGGGTTTCAAGAACGTGATCACTGCCGATGACGGCAAACCTGCCTGGGAGATCATCCAGCGGGAAACTATTGATCTGATTTTGTCCGATCACAAGATGCCCGGAATGAGCGGTCAGGAGCTTCTGAGTCTCGTCCGCAAGCATCCTGATTACAAGTGCTTGCCCTTCATCATGATAACCGCCGAGGCCTTTCGTGAAAACGTCCTGGAGGCCATCAAGCTCGGCGTGTCCAACTACGTGGTCAAACCATTCAGCGCCCAGCAACTTCGGGAAAAGATCGAGAAGGTCTGCTGCGCGGTCTGCTGATTTCCTCTTAATGCTGATGGGGCACGTCCCCTTCCTCGTGTACATGGACATGGCTGTGGGGCTTGAGTTCGCCGGGCTGGATGCGGCCGTCCCGCATGGCCAGCAGGCGGTCCGTGGTCGCGGTCAGAAAGTCTGGGTCGTGGGAGACCACCAGCCGGGCCATGTCCAGCTTTTTCAGGATATCCACCAACCGGTCCTTGGCCTCGGGCGAGAGCCCGGTGGTGGGTTCGTCCAAAACCAGTACCTCGGGGCGCATGGATAAAATGGTGGCCAGGGCTACCAGCTTCTTTTCGCCGCCGGACAACCTGTGCGGTACCCGGTCCTCGAAACCTGCCAGACCGACTGTTTTCAAAGCCTCGTGCGCGCGTTCCATGGCTTCCTCTCGGCTCAGTCCCTGATTGAGCGGGCCGAAGGCGACGTCATCCAGAACCGTGGGGCAGAAGAGCTGGTCGTCCGAGTGCTGGAAGAGAAAACCGATCTTGAGCCGGGCGGTCTCGAAAGCCTTGGGTTCGGACATGGGGGCTCCGAACAGGGTGACCTCTCCCTTGTCCGGGGTGAGCAGGCCCATGAGTATGTGCAGCATGGTGGATTTGCCCGCACCGTTGGGGCCGAACAGGCCGAGTTTTTCACCGGGGTGGAGGTGGAAGTTCAGTCCCTTGAGAGTCTCCCCGCGTCCCGGAAAAGCGTATGAAATATCCGAAAGTTCAATGACGGCGTGGCTCAAAGCGGTCTCCCTTGGATGAATCCGATGTAGATCAGGCCGGCACTCAGCGCTGCGCAGGCCAGCAGGAACAGGTAATCGCCGGGCCGGGTCCTGAATGCGGTCAGGGTATAAAAGCGGCCTCTGAACCCACGGCAAAGCATCGCTCCATGAACCCGTTCCGCGCGGTCCCAGCTCTTGACCAGGAGCATGCCCACCAGCCAGGCGAAGGAACGGTAGGTGTGCGTGTCAGTGCGCGGTTTGAACCCTCGCGCCCGCATGGCCTGACGCATGGTCGTGTATTCCTGGTATATGGAAAATATGTAGCGGTGTGTGAACAGCAGGATGTGGCAAAGCTTGTCGGGTACGCCCAGTTGCTGCAGGGCCGGGCCCAGGTTCTGGATGGAAATGGTTCCGAGCAGGGCCATCAGGCTGATGACGATGGCGTTGGATTTTACCGTGATCAGCAGCGCACGGTCGATACCCTGCGCCGTGGCGTGAAGCGGACCGAGATCGAAAACCGGCTCGCCCGGCACCGAAAACGGCAGGAAGAACCAAAGAAAGGCAATGAACAGATTGACCACCATGAGCCGGTTGAGCACCAGGAGCATGTTCAACCGGGCCATCTTGACCAGAACCAGCCCGGCGGCCAAAGCCAACCAGGCTGGTTTGAGTTCGGGAAGCAGGGCCATGGGCAAGGTCAGAACCAGTGCTGCCAGCAGTCGGACGCGTGGGTCCATGCCGTGTAGAAAGGAATCGCCCGAGGCGAACGGCTCGGTCAGTGAGGCCACGCAAGCTCCTGTTTTTGGTACATGTCGGGGAGGTCAATCCGGCCTCCGGGCCGGATCACAGGAGTAATACAAAACCGGTGGCCGTGCAACCGGAGCTAGTCTGCGGCCAGCCCCACCTGGTCGGCAATACCGGACACCGAGTCGATGGCGATTTGCAGGAATTCGCCCAGCTCCAGGCCGATCTTGTCGCACTCGCGGATACAGTCTCGGTTGACGCTGGCTGCGAACGCCTTGTCCTTCATCTTCTTCTTGAGGCTTTTGGGGTTCATGCCGTCGATCTTGGTCGGACGAACCAGCGCACCCGCGTGGACCATGCCGGTGACGGTCTCGCCGCAGCGCAGGGCAAAATCAAAATCTGTCTGAGGATCTTCTGCCCCGTTCATCTCGCCTGCGTGGCGGCGGATGGCGTCCAGGGCCTCGACCGGGAGTTTGCCTTCAAGCAGCGCAACGGTGTCCAGGCCGTGGCGGTCATGCAGTTCCTTGGTTACGGCGTAGTCCAGATCGTGCAGCAGGCCGGTAATGCCCCACAACTCCTCGTCCTTGCCGAGCTTCCGGGCCAGTCCGCGCATGACGGCCTCGGATTCCAGGGCGTGATTGATCAGGCTGGTTTCGCTGTTGTGTTCCTTGAGCAGAGCAAAGGCTTCATCTCGGGTTATCATGTTCGCTCCTTGATGTTTGAGTGAAGGCGCATCATGCCCCAACAGGGCGGTCGGGTCCAGATACAGATGGCCTTCGGGAGAGGCGGTACAGTTATTCGCCGCAGAGCCAGCAGGCCACCTGCATGCCGTCCGGCTGGTCCATGAGTTCGGGGCGCCCGTTTCTGCATTTGTCGAAGGCTTCGGGGCAGCGGGGGTGGAAAGGACAGCCCGTGGGCGGATTCATGGGGCTGGGCAGGTCGCCGGTCAGGGCGATGCGTTCGGGCCTGTCCGTCGGGTCTGGCCTGAGCACCGCGGAGAGCAGGGCCTTCGTGTATGGATGCTTCGGGTCGTTGAACAGGGTCCGGCTTTCGCCGATCTCCATGATGCGTCCAAGGTACATGACCGCGACACGGTCACAGATATGGCTGACCACGGACAGGTCGTGCGAGATGAACACGTAGGTCAGATTCAATCTTTTTTGCAGGTCCTTGAGCAGGCCGAGGACCTGCGCCTGGACCGACACGTCCAGGGCGGATACCGGTTCGTCGCAGACCACCAGATTGGGGTCGAGCGCCAGGGACCGGGCCACGGCTACGCGTTGGCGCTGGCCGCCGGAAAATTCGTGGGGGTAGCGCTTGCCGTGTTCCGCCCGCAGGCCGACCAGCTTGAGCAGTTGATCTACCTTCTCGCGCCGTTCTTCCCTGGTGCCGATGTCGTGGATGTCCAGGCCTTCGCGGATGATGGAGGCGATCTTCTGACGCGGGTTCAGGGAAGAATACGGGTCCTGGAAGATCATCTGCATTTTGGAGCGCAGCTTCTTCTCGTCCCATGCGTCGATGGAACGGTTGCCGAAAATGACCTCGCCCGAAGTGACAGGCTCCAGCCCCATGATGCATTTGGCCAAAGTGGATTTGCCGCACCCGGATTCGCCAACCAGACCCAGGGTCTGGCCGCGTTCCACGCTCAGGCTCACGCCGTCCACGGCGCGCACGGTGCCGGTTTTCAGCCCCAACAGGCCGCCGGAGACCTTGAAGTGCTTGGTGACGTCGATCAGTTCGAGCAGGGCCATGGGCTAGTCCTCGTAGAGCCAGCAGCGGACCTTGCGGCCCGGTTGCGGTTCATAGAGCGGGGGAAGCATGAGCGAGCACTTCTTGTATGCCTTGGGACAGCGCGGATGGAACCGGCACCCTTGAGGCAGGTCGAAGATGGACGGGACAATGCCGGGAATGGGGTTGAGCGCTCTTGTCTCGCCCAGGGAGGGCATGGAGGCGAGCAGCCCCTTGGTGTAAGGGTGCAGCGGTTCGGCGTAGAGGTCGTTCGCTCCGGCCAGTTCGACTATCTTGCCGGAGTACATGACCACCACGCGCTGGGCCATGCGGGCAACAACGCCGAGGTCGTGTGTTATGAGCATGAGCGAACCGTTCATGCGTTGCGTCAACTCGTCCATAAGGTCGAGAATCTGGGCCTGGATGGTCACATCGAGGGCGGTGGTCGGTTCGTCGGCGATGAGGATATCCGGGTTGCAGGCCAGGGCCATGGCGATCATGACCCGCTGGCGCATGCCGCCGGACAGCTCATGCGGATAGGACTTGGCTATCTTGGCCGGGTTGGGGATGCCCACCAGCTTGAGAGCGTCCACGGCCTTTTCCAGAGCCTCGCGCTTGCCGAACCCCTGATGCAGCCTGAGTGGCTCGGCGATCTGGTCGTCGATGCGGAAGACCGGATTGAGCGCAGTCATGGGTTCCTGAAAGATCATGGAGATGGCGTTGCCGCGAACGTGCATGAGTTCGTGCTCGGACATGCCCAGAAGGTCCTTGTCCCGATACAGGATGGTCCCGTCCGTGACGCGGCCCGGGGGATCGGGTATGAGACCGAGGATGGACAGCGCGAGCACGGTCTTTCCGCAGCCCGATTCGCCGACGATGGCCAGGGTTTCTCCTTGCATAAAGGAAAGGCTGACGTTATCCACCGCCTTGGCAATGCCCTGGGCGGAGGAAAAGCAGGTTGTCAGCTCACGTATGTCCAGCAGTGGTTTTGTCATAAGAAATTCCGCAGGTTCGCCATCACGCCACCTATACGGCATATTGCGGCGGACGTAAACGATATCAGGGAGGGGAAATGGCAGAAGTGGTGATCGTTGGCGGCGGCCTGGCCGGGTGCGACTGCGCCTGGCAGTTGGCGAATGCCGGGGTGTCGGTGACCCTTTTCGAGATGAAGCCGGAGAAACGCAGCGAGGCACATTCCGAGGACGGACTGGCCGAGCTGGTTTGTTCCAATTCCTTCCGGGCGACCGGCCCAGCGGCGGCCATCGGTCTCCTTAAAGAGGAGATGGAGAGTCTGGGCAGTCTCGTCATGGAGGCGGCCTTTGCCACCCGTGTCCCGGCAGGCGGTGCCCTGGCCGTGGACCGGACCCTGTTCTCCGAATACATCACCACAAAGATCGAAGATCACGAGCTGATCACCGTGGTACGCTGTGAAATCGCCTCCCTGGACGATGACGCTCTCAAGGGATGCGACGCGGTGATTATCGCCGCCGGTCCTTTGGCCAGCCCTGAGCTGACCGAAAGCCTGATGGCGGCCGTTGGCGATGAGCGACTCTATTTCTATGATGCCATAGCTCCCATTGTATCGCGCGACTCGGTCGGTTTCGACAAGGCCTTCTGGGGCTCACGCTGGAAGCCGGAGGACGACGACTACCTGAACTGCCCCATGGATGAGGCCGAATACAAGGCCTTTGTGGCTGAGCTGCTGGCAGGGGAAAAGGTCAAGCCGCGCGAGTTCGAGAAAGAAGTCCATTTCGAGGCCTGCCTGCCTGTGGAGGCCATGGCCGAGCGCGGAGAGATGACCCTGGCCTTCGGTCCCCTCAAGCCCGTCGGGTTCACGGACCCGCGGACCGGCGAGCGGCCGTTCGCCATTGTCCAGCTGCGCACCGAGAACGCGGACAAGACCGCCTTTAATCTGGTGGGCTTCCAGACCAAGCTCAAGTATCCGGAGCAAAAACGTATTTTTCGCATGATCCCGGGGCTGGAAAACGCTGAATTTCTGCGTCTGGGGTCCATCCACCGCAATACCTATGTCAACGCACCGGAAGTCCTGGACGAGACCCTGCAGCTGAAAAATCGGCCTGGTGTATATCTGGCCGGTCAGATCACCGGAGTGGAAGGGTACCTGGAGTCGGCTGCCTGCGGTTTGTGGCTCGGCCTGTCCATGGCACGGCGTCTGCGTGGCGAGGAACTGCCAGAACCTCCGGTCGAGACGGCTCTCGGCGCGCTCATGAATCATCTGCGGACCAAGCCCGACAAGCAATTCCAACCGTCCAACGTCAATTTCGGGCTCATGCCCGGCCTTGAAGGCAGGATCAAGAAAAAGCTCAGGAAGGAAGCTTACGGCAAGCGCGCCCAGGCGGCGTTCTCGACCTGGTTCGAAAAGACCGGCCTCAAGGATTGATCCCCGCTTCGGCCAGCTCCGGATTCGAAACAGGGGATTTTCGCTGATCCTTATCTCCGCGAAATACGGGATGTTTCGTCTCGCCTTTCCCATGCCGTGTTGAAAGCCGTTCCTGCCCGGAATCACAACTGGTCCGCTCCATTTCCACGCGCTTATGGCGCAGATAAAGAATCGCTATGTGTCTCGCCCTTGCCAAGACAGGGGCGAAGGCGCATTTTATTTGTCAAACGGGCAACATTTTCGCCCGGACTCAAGGAGAGAGAATATGCAAGATAATAATTATGGCCCCCAGACAGTGGCCCTGCACGCGGGACACACCCCGGATGAGACCGGCTCCCGCGCAGTACCCATATATCAGACGACGGCCTATCTGTTCCGCGACACCGAGCACGCGACCAACCTGTTCGCCCTCAAGGAACCGGGCTACATATACACCCGTCTGAACAACCCGACCACGGACGTGCTCGAAAAACGGTTGGCCGCCCTGCACGGCGGGGCTGGTGCCATCGCCACGGCCAGCGGCATGGCCGCCATCTTCTATGCGGTCACGACCATCGTGTCCGCCGGACAGAACATCGTCAGCGGCTCCAACCTGTACGGCGGGACCCAGACCCTGTTCGAGCACACCCTGAAGCGGTTCGGCATCGAGGCGCGTTTCGTGGACTCTTCCGACCCGGCCAACTTTGAGGCGGCCATCGACGAGAACACCCGTCTGGTCTATTCCGAGGCCATCGGCAACCCGCGCTGCAATGTTGACGATCTGCTCGGCATCGCCAAAGTGGCCCATGCCCACGGCCTGCCTTTCATTCTTGACGCCACCGTGGCACCGCCGCCCATCTTCAATCCCTTCGATTTCGGTTGCGACATCGCGGTCTATTCCTTGACCAAGATCGTGGGCGGCCACGGCACGGCCATGGGTGGTGCCATTGTGGAGAAGGGCGACTTCGACTGGGCTGCAGGAGGCAAATATCCGGAACTGACCGAGCCGGACCCGACCTACCACGACATGAACCTGTGGGAAGCGCTGGGCGGTCCCTCGGGAGAGCCGTGCCCGATATTCACCACCAAGGTACGTATCGGCATGCTCCGCGACACGGGCGCGACCATTGCCCCGCAAAACAGCTTCCTGATTCTGCAGGGAATGGAGACATTGCCTCTGCGTGCCCGGCAGCACTGCGAGAACGCCCGCAAGGTGGCGGAGTTCCTGGAAGGGCATTATGCCGTGGAATGGGTCAACTATGCCGGACTGCCGAGTCATCCCGACTTTGACCGCGCCAAAAATACCTTCCCGCTCGGTCCGGGCGCTGTTTTCGGCTTTGGAGTCAAGGGCGGACTGGAAGCGGGCCGCAAGTTCATCGAGTCCGTTGAACTCTGCTCGCACCTAGCCAACATCCTGGATGCAAAGACCCTGGTCATTCATCCGGCATCAACCACCCACGGTCAGTCCACTCCCGAGGAGCAGGAAGCCGCCGGCGTTCCCCTGGATCTGGTGCGCATCTCAGTTGGCCTGGAGGATGCGGACGACATTATCGACGATCTGGATCGGGCACTGTCTTTGTCGCAGCGGTAGCCGAATCGTTGCAGGCAGTGCAGAGGAGTTTTGCCTCTTGATATAGATTTAATGGAAGTGTACCTTAATGCATCTTAACATTGCACAAAGGTACACTTCCATGATCCGCCTGCCTGCTGTCTTTCTGCTTCTGTCTCTTGTTCTTCCCTACCTGTTTGCCGGTTGCGCCCCGGTAACGGCGCGTCCGGACGTCGATCTCGAACTCGCGGCCAAGGAGGCAGCCATCCAGAAGCGGATGGCCGTCGAGAGCCGCATGAAAAAGTTCTGGCGCCTCAGTGACGTTTCCCTGTCTGTCCTGGAACATGGCACCGCCTTGTGCGCGGACCGTGTGACCTACTATCTCGGCATGGACACCAATTCCGTGGACAACGTGCCCGACGAGTGGCGGCAAGCATACAAAGACGCCCTGCATCTTGGCGATCGCGTCAGGGTGACCCGGGTTTTCGCGAACACTCCCGCTGCCGCGGCCGGATTCCAGCCCGGCGACATCGTTTTGATGATCAACGGAGAGAAGGTCGAGACGGGTGACGATGCCTATGCGAAGTTCACCCGCCAACTCCACGAGCAATTGAACACTGGTGAGCCCGTATCCTTTTGGGTTGAGAGGGATGGAGTGCCCGTGGCGCTCAACGCCCATCCGGCCAAGCGATGCGACTACGCCGTCGTCATGTCGGAAGACACCGTGGTCAATGCCTATGCCGACGGCGATTCCGTGGTCGTGACCAAAGGGATGATGGATTACGTCGAGAACGACGATGAACTGGCTTTGGTGGTGGGCCATGAAATGGGCCACAACGTCATGGGACACATCTCCAAGCAGGCCGGCAACCGCTTCATCGGTGCCGTACTGGATGGCCTGATCGCCGGAGTTACGGGAGTCTATACCAATAACTTCGCCAATGCCGCCGGTATGTTGTACAGCCAGGATTTCGAGCAGGAAGCTGACTACATGGGCGTGTATTTCATGGAACGGGCCGGGTACGACTCCACGGGGGCACCGAATTTCTGGCGGCGCATGGGGGCTGACAATCCATACGCGATTGGCCACGCAACCACACACCCGACTTCGGCATACCGCTATGTCTTTTTGGAAAAATGCTCCAAGGAAGTGAAAGAGAAAGAAAAGGAAGGGCAGAATTTGCTCCCCAACATGGAGGAGCTGAAAACCGCTTCAAAATAAAAAAGGCCCGCTTTAAGCGGGCCTTTTCCTTTCCTGTAGCGAAGACCTAGAAGAGAATCTTTTCGGGCGGCCTGCGTTCGGGAACCACCTGTTTCTCGATGGTGCCTTCGTTGAACTCCTTGCTGACATACAGTGCGCAGAAGCAGGCGCCGTATTCCTTGACGTCCTCCTCGCGGTATACGCAGGGGCACAGGATGTCCTTGTCCGCCTCGTACTCGCCATTGGCCAGCCGACAGGGGCAGGCCATATAGCCAAGGCGTTCCTTGTTGGTCAGCAGGCTCTCCAGCAGGGGCATGGTCATATCCATGTCTTCGTTGAAGTAGTAGCCCTTGGGTTCCTGGACCTTCTTCAACATTTCGTACAGCTGCTTGGCGTCCATGGGCTAGTCCTCTTTGAGAGCCTTGTCGATCTGATCCTTGTGAAAGCCGACGATGACCTTGTCGTGGATGACAATGGTCGGGAAGGAGACAGCGGGGTTGCGTTCCTTGACTTCCTTGACGATTTGCTTGCGCTCGTCGCCGGTCAACTCATCTACGTGGACGCAGTCGTACTTCACGCCGCATTCATCCAGATATTTTTTGGCATTCCTGCAGTGAATGCAGGTAGAAAGTGCATAGACCTTGATGTCGTTCATATGAAACGCCTCCATGTCGAACGGTTTGGCGGGTGCGTCGTTTTCGGGCATTCCGTCAGTGTTTTTTCCAAATGCTTTTTTCAATGTGTTGAACATATCGCATCACCTGCTCAGCGTCAGTTCAAGTTTGCGTACTATCAGGGAGCACAAGAATGTGAGCACGAAATACATGACCAGTACCAGGATCCAGATTTCGAAGCTCCGATATGTGGTTGTCATGAGTTGCTGGGCCTGAAACGTCAGCTCTTCTATGGAGATGACGGAGACGATAGCCGAGTCCTTCACAATAGATATAAACTGTCCGGCCAGGGCTGGCAACATGCGTTGCAGGGCCTGGGGCAGTATGACGTGGCGCAATGTCTGGAAGCGAGTCATGCCGGTGGAGGCCGACGCCTCCCACTGGCCGGGCTCCACGGAGTCGATGCCCGCGCGGACGATCTCCGCGATATAGGCGGCCTCGAACAAGGCTAGGGTGAGCAGGGCGGACAGGAAGCGCGGGAACCTGTTCATGGGACCGAAGAACCAGCCCAAGACCTCTCGTGCGTCGTCGGACAACCCGTAGATCAGATGCTCCACTCCAAGGAGGGTCATGATCTGGTCGCCGATGAAAAAATAGAAGACGAAAATGAGCACCAGGGGCGGGGTGTTGCGGATAAGCCCCACATAGACTGCGCCCACCTGGCGTTTGAACAGACTCGGGCTGACCCGGAACAACCCGATAAAGACGCCTAAAATGATGGCCAGCAGGCCGGACCAGACCGACAGACGGATGGTGGTGAACAGCCCCTTGGTCAGCAGACCCGGGACCCAATACCCGCTTTTTTCGTCATAACGCAGGAGGAACTGGGGAATGACCTCCCAGTTCCAGTGGTAGTTGAGCCCGGTGGCGGCCTTGAAAATGATATAGCCGAAGGCCCCTGCCAGAGCCGCCAGGATGGCGGCGTCCAGCAGGGTGATCTTCAGGCGCTTTTCTGTGGTCGAAGACAAGAAGCCGGCTCTGTTACTGGATCTGATTTTCCCAGTCGTTGGTGAAGAACCAGTATTCGTAACGGTTCTGCAGCCAGCCCTTGCTCATGGTCACGCGGACCCAGTTGTTCAGCCAGTTCAGGAAGTCGGGGTCGCCCTTCTTCACGGCAAAGGCGATGGGTTCCCTGGTGAAGTCGTCCTTGAGGGGCAGGAAGAGCTGGTCCGCGTATTCCTTGGACAGGTTCATCGGCAGCGGGTTGGAGGCGACCACGGCGTGGACACGCTCGTTGAGCAGTTCCTGGATGGTCTGGGATTCCTCGTCGAAGAAGAGGATCTTGGCCTTGGGCAGGAAGTTCTTGGCCGCTTCGGCTGCAGTGGTGCCAAGGCGCACGGCGATGGTCGTGGCCGGGTTGTTGAAGTCCTGGATGGTGCTGCGACCTTCGGCGAGCTTCTTGCTCGCTACGATGGACATGCCCGAATATTCGTAGGGCAGGGAGAAGTTCACCTTGAGGTTGCGCTGGGGAGTGACGGACATGCCGCCGATGATGATGTCGAACTTGCCGGTCAGCAGGGCCGGGATGATACCGGACCATTTGGTGGGCACGAATTCGACTTTTA
This window harbors:
- a CDS encoding ABC transporter ATP-binding protein, with the protein product MTKPLLDIRELTTCFSSAQGIAKAVDNVSLSFMQGETLAIVGESGCGKTVLALSILGLIPDPPGRVTDGTILYRDKDLLGMSEHELMHVRGNAISMIFQEPMTALNPVFRIDDQIAEPLRLHQGFGKREALEKAVDALKLVGIPNPAKIAKSYPHELSGGMRQRVMIAMALACNPDILIADEPTTALDVTIQAQILDLMDELTQRMNGSLMLITHDLGVVARMAQRVVVMYSGKIVELAGANDLYAEPLHPYTKGLLASMPSLGETRALNPIPGIVPSIFDLPQGCRFHPRCPKAYKKCSLMLPPLYEPQPGRKVRCWLYED
- a CDS encoding O-acetylhomoserine aminocarboxypropyltransferase/cysteine synthase family protein, whose protein sequence is MQDNNYGPQTVALHAGHTPDETGSRAVPIYQTTAYLFRDTEHATNLFALKEPGYIYTRLNNPTTDVLEKRLAALHGGAGAIATASGMAAIFYAVTTIVSAGQNIVSGSNLYGGTQTLFEHTLKRFGIEARFVDSSDPANFEAAIDENTRLVYSEAIGNPRCNVDDLLGIAKVAHAHGLPFILDATVAPPPIFNPFDFGCDIAVYSLTKIVGGHGTAMGGAIVEKGDFDWAAGGKYPELTEPDPTYHDMNLWEALGGPSGEPCPIFTTKVRIGMLRDTGATIAPQNSFLILQGMETLPLRARQHCENARKVAEFLEGHYAVEWVNYAGLPSHPDFDRAKNTFPLGPGAVFGFGVKGGLEAGRKFIESVELCSHLANILDAKTLVIHPASTTHGQSTPEEQEAAGVPLDLVRISVGLEDADDIIDDLDRALSLSQR
- a CDS encoding dipeptide ABC transporter ATP-binding protein — protein: MALLELIDVTKHFKVSGGLLGLKTGTVRAVDGVSLSVERGQTLGLVGESGCGKSTLAKCIMGLEPVTSGEVIFGNRSIDAWDEKKLRSKMQMIFQDPYSSLNPRQKIASIIREGLDIHDIGTREERREKVDQLLKLVGLRAEHGKRYPHEFSGGQRQRVAVARSLALDPNLVVCDEPVSALDVSVQAQVLGLLKDLQKRLNLTYVFISHDLSVVSHICDRVAVMYLGRIMEIGESRTLFNDPKHPYTKALLSAVLRPDPTDRPERIALTGDLPSPMNPPTGCPFHPRCPEAFDKCRNGRPELMDQPDGMQVACWLCGE
- a CDS encoding MATE family efflux transporter, which encodes MPNNDLTAQMSHSPTRTIWKLAWPQLIMTMFHVLIGMTDVWVAGYISREVQASLGIITQSLFFLLVVAMAVANGAVAAISQSIGAGLEKRAMRYVGLCLILACLLGAVFLVVGLPLKDLLLAALQVPEAMRPVTHYFLTVFLLLLPPYYMLLITNAIFRARKQVFYPLYCMIIVTSLNTVLDLGLGLGWFGLPNIGYKGLAWATFGSVTCGAIFNLALLAKQGQLNPACFAPWRWMKRATPYLVKVAWPSGLMQVVWQSGYLVLYAITASLPGGAVNALAGMSIGLRIESLLFMPAMAFNMTASILIGHYLGARQPLEAKRFGFRILALGLVSISLFALVVWQFINPWVALLTRDSAVAAQAVSYLKWNMLAIPFTLTSMILAGAFNGAGATMYNMLIMGSATWVLRLPLAYLLGHEIMDGAEGIWIAMFCSQVVQSSVLFYFFNFKNWQRFAMIKHRNGQKG
- a CDS encoding HD domain-containing protein, producing MITRDEAFALLKEHNSETSLINHALESEAVMRGLARKLGKDEELWGITGLLHDLDYAVTKELHDRHGLDTVALLEGKLPVEALDAIRRHAGEMNGAEDPQTDFDFALRCGETVTGMVHAGALVRPTKIDGMNPKSLKKKMKDKAFAASVNRDCIRECDKIGLELGEFLQIAIDSVSGIADQVGLAAD
- a CDS encoding response regulator, which produces MQLNTDMRILVVDDSSTMRRIIKADLKELGFKNVITADDGKPAWEIIQRETIDLILSDHKMPGMSGQELLSLVRKHPDYKCLPFIMITAEAFRENVLEAIKLGVSNYVVKPFSAQQLREKIEKVCCAVC
- the trmFO gene encoding methylenetetrahydrofolate--tRNA-(uracil(54)-C(5))-methyltransferase (FADH(2)-oxidizing) TrmFO is translated as MPQVRHHATYTAYCGGRKRYQGGEMAEVVIVGGGLAGCDCAWQLANAGVSVTLFEMKPEKRSEAHSEDGLAELVCSNSFRATGPAAAIGLLKEEMESLGSLVMEAAFATRVPAGGALAVDRTLFSEYITTKIEDHELITVVRCEIASLDDDALKGCDAVIIAAGPLASPELTESLMAAVGDERLYFYDAIAPIVSRDSVGFDKAFWGSRWKPEDDDYLNCPMDEAEYKAFVAELLAGEKVKPREFEKEVHFEACLPVEAMAERGEMTLAFGPLKPVGFTDPRTGERPFAIVQLRTENADKTAFNLVGFQTKLKYPEQKRIFRMIPGLENAEFLRLGSIHRNTYVNAPEVLDETLQLKNRPGVYLAGQITGVEGYLESAACGLWLGLSMARRLRGEELPEPPVETALGALMNHLRTKPDKQFQPSNVNFGLMPGLEGRIKKKLRKEAYGKRAQAAFSTWFEKTGLKD
- the cbiQ gene encoding cobalt ECF transporter T component CbiQ, with the translated sequence MASLTEPFASGDSFLHGMDPRVRLLAALVLTLPMALLPELKPAWLALAAGLVLVKMARLNMLLVLNRLMVVNLFIAFLWFFLPFSVPGEPVFDLGPLHATAQGIDRALLITVKSNAIVISLMALLGTISIQNLGPALQQLGVPDKLCHILLFTHRYIFSIYQEYTTMRQAMRARGFKPRTDTHTYRSFAWLVGMLLVKSWDRAERVHGAMLCRGFRGRFYTLTAFRTRPGDYLFLLACAALSAGLIYIGFIQGRPL
- a CDS encoding ABC transporter ATP-binding protein, which codes for MSHAVIELSDISYAFPGRGETLKGLNFHLHPGEKLGLFGPNGAGKSTMLHILMGLLTPDKGEVTLFGAPMSEPKAFETARLKIGFLFQHSDDQLFCPTVLDDVAFGPLNQGLSREEAMERAHEALKTVGLAGFEDRVPHRLSGGEKKLVALATILSMRPEVLVLDEPTTGLSPEAKDRLVDILKKLDMARLVVSHDPDFLTATTDRLLAMRDGRIQPGELKPHSHVHVHEEGDVPHQH